The Geothrix sp. DNA segment GTTCCACCCCTTCTGCCAGTCGTAGCGCTTCCAGGCCTCGATCTGGCGCGGGTCGCTGCCCTGGAGGATGTCCTTCACGCGCTTGAAGCGGGCCAGGTTCTCGGGGCAGGTGGGGTCGTAGTCGGGGAAGCCCATGGCGCGGGCGAAGCGGGTGGCGCCTTCGCCCACGATGAGGAGGTGGGGCGTGTCCATGACCTTCCGCGCCACCAGCACGGGGTTCTTCACCCGCTCGAGGGCGGCCACGGCGCCGAAGGCCCCCGTGCTGCCGTCCATGCAGGCGGCATCCATCTGGATGGTCTTGCCGTCCAGACGGATGTTGGCGCCGGTGCCCGCGTTGAAGCGGGGGTCGTCCTCCAGGACCACCACGCCGGCCAGGGCCGCGTCGAGCGCGGCGCCGCCAGACTTCAACTCCGCCAGCGCCTTCGCCGCGGCGCGGTCCGTGCCGTCCATGCGGGCGCGGGGGCTGCCGGCACCGCCATGGACCACCGCGGCGGGCGGCGCGGCGGCGAGCAGGGCGGCCAGGGCCGCGAACAGGAAGGGACGAAGTGCGTTCATGGGGTTCCTTGGATCAGCCGCCGATGTGGGACATCTCGATGCGGGGGAGGCCCGGGGTCGCGCTGCGCCGCAGCTCGGAATAGCGGTCCCCGCGGCGCTTCCAGTGGGAGGCCAGCAGCGAGGTGAGGTCGGCATCCCCGTGGCCGCTCCGGAGGAAGCCCTTCAAGTCCAGGCCCCCCTTGGCGAAGAGGCAGGTGTAGAGGTGCCCGTCGGCGGAGAGGCGGGCGCGATCGCAGCTGCGGCAGAAGGGGGCCGTGACCGAGGCGATGAGTCCCACCTCGCCCTTGCCGTCGGCGTACTGCCACCCCCGGGCCACGGCGCCCTGGGTGGTGTGGAGGGGGGCCAGGGGCCAGCGGGCGTGGAGGGTGCGATGCACCTCGTCGGCGGGGACCACGGATTCCAGGCGCCAGCCGTTGGTGGTGCCCACGTCCATGAATTCGATGAAGCGCAGGGTGTGGCCCCCCTCCCGGGCGAAGGTGGCCAGTTCCAGGATCTCGTCCTCGTTCACGCCGCGCTGCAGGACGCAGTTGAGCTTGAGGGGGCCGAACCCGGCAGACCGGGCGGCCTCGATACCCGCCAGCACCCGGGACAGGGGCAGGTCCGTGTCGCTGAGGGCCTGGAACCGGTCCGGCCGCAGGGTGTCCAGGCTCACGGTGAGGCGTTTGAGCCCGGCGGCTCGCAGGGCCGGCGCCAGCTCCGGCAGCAGGACCCCATTGGTGGTCAGGGCCAGATCCTCGATGCCGGGCACGGCGGCCAGCATCCGCACCAGGGCCGGCAGCTCCCGGCGCAGGAGGGGTTCGCCCCCCGTGAGGCGGAGCTTGGTGACGCCGAGCTCCGCGAAGATCCGCACCAGGCGTGCGATCTCCTCGAAGCTGAGCAGGGCCTCCCGGGGCAGGAAGGCGTAGTCCGGCCCGAAGACCTCCCTGGGCATGCAGTAGGTGCAGCGGAAGTTGCACCGGTCGGTGACCGAGAGGCGGAGGGCCTTGAGGGGTCGGCCCAGGGAGTCGAGGGGCTGCATATCCCACAAGCATAAATCCCCCCGTGCGGTCACAATGGATTGTTTGGGTGGATACGCAGATATGGGCTTGTTTGATCGATTCTTCTCCCGCGCCGACGAGGCGCCCCTGCCGGGCCTGGCGGCCCTGCTGGAGGCCCGGGGTCTGCCCGCGGAGCTTCCCGGACTGGCGGCGCTGGCCCCGGGCTTCGAAGCCCACCGCAAGGCTGGGGAGCGGGAGGCCTGGGTCGCGGCCGTGGCCGAGCTCCACGGCCAGAACCTCCCCCTGCCCGAGCCCTGGATCGATGCCCAGGACCACCTTCTTCCCGAACTGGTGCCCTCCTGGCAGGCGGAGCGCGAAGGCCGCTGGTGCCGCGGCTTCATCGACGGCCTGAGCCAGCGGATCCGGGTGGGCGACATGATCATGCCCGCCGCCTGGCTGACGCTCTGGGACCAGTCCGCCGATGACGCCATGGAACTGGCCCTGGATCACCTCCGGCACCGGAGCGAGGGCAGCTTCGAGCGCCTGCCGTCGGGCGCCTACCGCAGCCCCTGGCGGGATGGTCTGGATGCGGCGCGACTGCTGCTTCCCGAGCTCTGGCACGGGCTCTTCAAGGACCAGCATCCCTTCCTCGCCATCCCCTCCGCCGACACCCTCCTCGCCGTGCCGCAGATCCTGCTGCCCAAGCTCATGGATGAGGTGGGCCGCAGCCTCCAGTCCGGCGCGAAGCCGTTGCAGCTGGCGGTCATCGAGCGCATCGGCGACCAGCTGATGACCGCCCGCCTGCAGGACCCCCACCCCATGTCGGCGCCCCAGCGGGAGCTGAAGCACATGGACCTGCTGCAGGCCCTGCGCGAGCAGGAGCGGGACCTGGATCCGGCCCTGGGCCTGCCCGCCACGGTCTCCCTGGTGAAGACCAGCCAGGGCAAGCCGCTCACCATGGCCCTCTGGAACGAAGGCGCGCCCATCCTGCTGCCCGAGACCGATCTCATCGCCTTCTCGGCGAGGAATGGCGAGCCGCTGGGCATCTTCGCGCGCCAGACCCTCCCCCGCATCCATGAGATCAGGGGCGAGGCCGTCGCCATCTGGGGGCCGCGCCGGGTGCGCTATGAGGGCTTCCCGTCCGCGGAGCAGCTGTCCCGTCTGGAGCAGTTCGCCACGGCCGAGCAGATGAAGTCCCTCCAGACCCCCACGGGCAACCGCGGCGCAGCGCCCCGGCCGGGGCCTGGTCCCGGTGCGCCTTTCAACGCCCAGGGCGCCGCGCCGCTGCCACGCCACCTCCAGGGCGCGGGATTGGGTGTGCAGGACCCGGAGTGATCCTGCCGGGGTGGCCGTTCCTCCTGATGCTTCAGGTCGCGCCGCCTCCGCCAGCGAATCCGGACCCGGTCCGCGCCCAGGCCTCCGTGGTCCTGGTGCAGGGCCGGCTGGGCGGCTCCCGCGTCCAGCAGGGCAGCGGCGTGGTGATCGCGCCCTTCCTCGTGGCCACCAATGCCCACGTGGTGGAACGGACCCAAGGACTCACCGTCAGGCAGGGACAGTCCACCTGGGCCGTGAGCGAGGTGCGGCTGGACCGGAGCCGGGATCTCTGCCTGCTCACGGTGCCCGGCCTGACCCTCCCCCCGGCCGATCCCGCCCCGTTCCCCGTCGAACCGGGCCAGAAGGTGCTGGCCGTGGGCTATCCAGGCGGCCAGGGTCCCGTGGTATCCCGGGGGCGCCTCCGGGGCATCTGGCACCACGGTGAGGGGCACCTGCTCCAGAGTGATGCCATGACCTTGCCCGGGAGCAGCGGCGGTGGCCTGTTCGACGAGGCCGGCCGCCTGCTGGGCCTCACGACCCTGACCTTTACGCCGAGCCCCCGGCTGAACTTCTCCGTGCCCCTGGACCGGCTTGAGGCGTTGATGCTCCAGCCGGAGGCGGTGCTGGAAAACCGGATCGAGGAAGGCCGTCGCAAACGGAGCGACGACTGGTTGGAGGGGCTCTGCGAGGATCCCCGCAACTGGCCCGCCTGGGAAGTCGCGGCCCGGCAGTGGGTCCAGGACCTGCCCAGGGACGAGAACGCCTGGCTGGCCCTGGGCCTGGCCCTGGACCGGGCGGCCCGGGCTTCGGCCGGTTCCGGCTCCTCGCCCAACCTGCTGCCGGAGGGGGTGGAGGCCTACCGCCGATCCCTGGCCCTGCGGCGGAGCCCCAAGACCTGGAACAACCTGGGCGTCGCCCTGGATCTGCTCAACCGCTTCGAGGACGCCGAGCTGGCCTTCCATGAGGCCCTCGACATGGAACCGGGCTACGCCCTGGCTTGGTTGAACCTGGGCTGCGCCCGGATGAACGCACACCGGTTTCCCGAAGCCGCCGAGGCCTTCCGGAAGGGGCTGGCCCTGCGTCCCGACGAGGCGGATGCCTGGCTCCGGCTCGCCCATTGCCAGCGGAGCGCGGGGCGGCGGGAAGCTGCCCTGGCGAGCCTGCGGATCGCCCTCCGTTATCGGCCCCTCGTCGGCGAGCATTGGCTGGATCTCGGCCTGCTGCTGGTGGACCTGGCGCGCCTTGACGAAGCCCGGGAGGTGGGGGCGAGGCTCGACGCGATGAATCCCGAACTGGCGGAGCGGCTGCGGGCCGCGCTGAGCCGGGTCAGATCAGGTCGTTCTTCCGCTGGCGCGGGAGCAAAAAGGCCTGGCCATCAAGGCTGACGCGACGGGAATTCCTCCCGCGCGACCCAGGCCAAAAAAACGGCGGCGGCCCCCGAAGGGCACCACCGCCGCCTGCCGACCCCTTCCAAAAGGCCGCAGCTGATGCGTTCTAGGCTTCGACCAGGGCTTTCATGCCGAGGCGTTCGCGAATGAGGCTTTCGACCTCGTCCGCCAGTTCGGGATTGTCGTTGAAGAGCTTCTTCACGTTCTCGGCGCCCTGGCCGAGGCGGCTGTCCTTGTAGCTGTACCAG contains these protein-coding regions:
- a CDS encoding tetratricopeptide repeat-containing S1 family peptidase, with the protein product MLQVAPPPPANPDPVRAQASVVLVQGRLGGSRVQQGSGVVIAPFLVATNAHVVERTQGLTVRQGQSTWAVSEVRLDRSRDLCLLTVPGLTLPPADPAPFPVEPGQKVLAVGYPGGQGPVVSRGRLRGIWHHGEGHLLQSDAMTLPGSSGGGLFDEAGRLLGLTTLTFTPSPRLNFSVPLDRLEALMLQPEAVLENRIEEGRRKRSDDWLEGLCEDPRNWPAWEVAARQWVQDLPRDENAWLALGLALDRAARASAGSGSSPNLLPEGVEAYRRSLALRRSPKTWNNLGVALDLLNRFEDAELAFHEALDMEPGYALAWLNLGCARMNAHRFPEAAEAFRKGLALRPDEADAWLRLAHCQRSAGRREAALASLRIALRYRPLVGEHWLDLGLLLVDLARLDEAREVGARLDAMNPELAERLRAALSRVRSGRSSAGAGAKRPGHQG
- the moaA gene encoding GTP 3',8-cyclase MoaA: MQPLDSLGRPLKALRLSVTDRCNFRCTYCMPREVFGPDYAFLPREALLSFEEIARLVRIFAELGVTKLRLTGGEPLLRRELPALVRMLAAVPGIEDLALTTNGVLLPELAPALRAAGLKRLTVSLDTLRPDRFQALSDTDLPLSRVLAGIEAARSAGFGPLKLNCVLQRGVNEDEILELATFAREGGHTLRFIEFMDVGTTNGWRLESVVPADEVHRTLHARWPLAPLHTTQGAVARGWQYADGKGEVGLIASVTAPFCRSCDRARLSADGHLYTCLFAKGGLDLKGFLRSGHGDADLTSLLASHWKRRGDRYSELRRSATPGLPRIEMSHIGG
- a CDS encoding isoaspartyl peptidase/L-asparaginase, which produces MNALRPFLFAALAALLAAAPPAAVVHGGAGSPRARMDGTDRAAAKALAELKSGGAALDAALAGVVVLEDDPRFNAGTGANIRLDGKTIQMDAACMDGSTGAFGAVAALERVKNPVLVARKVMDTPHLLIVGEGATRFARAMGFPDYDPTCPENLARFKRVKDILQGSDPRQIEAWKRYDWQKGWNFPTPLKEALGSPDTVGCVTRDAKGRFAAAISTGGTTITFYGRVGDVPMYGAGIYAGPKGAVACTGNGEDIVKHLVAKAAYDLLAKGLSAQQAVDRTLAAFPARIDLGLVAIGPDSTGGGCNFSAETKQFVKDYRNQMAWSLAK